The genomic stretch GATTTCGTCGTCTTACATGGTAGCAGACTTCTGCCGTTgatattttgcaaaaatgcaaCGTGAAATGCCACAAAATCTGATGGTACCACACAATTTTGTGCATCACTTGCGGACTATCACGCAAAGCATGGTTTATTTTGCTGCCCCCCGCCCCTTTTCATCGGTCTTCATAGTCCCTCCTTGAACGGCCTAAACTCCTATGTTATTTGAACAGGACTTCAAGCTTAGGGATGTTCCAAGAGCGAACTTGTCACATTCTTTGCTATGTGGCAGGCCAGCTCAAATTCAGTGCACAGATCCTCTATGAGTGATTCATAAGCACTGGCCTCTCCATCTTGGAGTATCGCTCCCATGAACAAGCAGAAGTTTTCTTATCATCCCGCTTATTccagaaaaaccaaaaaacaaaaacaaaaaaactcaagGGACACGAGATTATTGCTCTCCAAAACCGCAGGTGTCTGAGTTTAATCAAGCCACCCTCGACGTTGTTGAGAGCGACAGACGACAACCTGCCGAAGTCAAGGTGTGTTTCCAGTTTGAAAATCTTGGGAGACGCCATTGTCCCGGCGAAAATGTTGGCTTCCGAGTTGTTGATCCGCCGCGCTTCAAAAAACGTCCTGCTTGCTAATAATGACCAAAAATAAGTTGGGGACCGAAAAGTAGAAATAACTGCAGGAGCTGGGCCCCCCCTCCCCGATAGGCAAAAATCTATCCGTACCAGGAAGGTGTGTCAATTGAAGGCAGGATTACTTTTAGTCACCCGTCAGCCCATGTCTTTCAGGACTTTCTTCCACATAACAGTCATTGTTACCACCTTGGAAGGCTTGCGACAGTGGTGGTATTAATGTGTTCTGTATTGGTATGATGTTTCTATCCCAAACGCACCCTTTATCGATACAAGTCATACTAACAATACATTTCAAATTCAGGTGTGAAAGCCATACACGCAAATACGGCTCTGGCATTACCGTAATGTGGCTTCCAGAGCATCTCGACGTTAGCGTAATTCGCACGAATAATTATCCACGCATTCAATAGCCAGGATCTCTTACCCTGACTACGCTCATGAATTTCTCTTCGCGCTGCACTCATAGCCCATTTTACTTTTCCGATGAATATTCGTGACATGCCTCAGCCTATTCAAAGCGCCCAACGTCCGAGTGCCACAACATCTCAACCCCCTCATGCGACATGAGTTGCGTATCTTAACTTGTATGCAAATCAACCTCATCTGTCATTATCAATACTTAGCCTAGCCACCCcaaagactcacttcgaaatcCGATTCGACAAAGCAAACGCAAATCGGAAATGGCGCCATTGGAATTTCTGATCTGCCTTCTTGAAGTCTATTTGCGGGTTTCATACAAAGCTTCGGGGGTTCTTTGTTATGCTTCTTCTGTCTCGTTAGCCCCCCCCAAATCTGCGAGCGTATATTGATATCCCGAGACATCTAGGTCTACATGCTTTCGCCAAGCCACTACGGCAAAGTCACCTTTTCACTTGGGCCTGTTTATTGACCTCTAGACGGCCCTCATAAAGAAACACAGCTCTAGCGACATCTTACGCCAAGCGCGCTACTTTCcgctgcgaaaaaaaaaaaacgcactcaAGGATatacttcatcccctactcttgtGGAGCAGCGAATAGTGTGCTGAGTTcgttaacgtcccacagagaactTATAAACATGCACCCCGAAGTTATTGGTGAAGACCGAACCTACGAGTTTAAATTCCTTTATACACGAGAAGACTTCGCTCGAACCAGATCTGGCGgatataattacaaaggcagacactttttcctcagttcaTTTTAAGACCTTGAGTGTGAGTCCGAGCCGCGAGTCGAATCCACGACACTCCCGCCCCATAGACAACCCTatatgctcaaccaactgaacgtCACCGAGTGCGCGTACATGAATTGCTTGTGGGGTAAGCCTTTAATCAACAATAAACTCAGGCAAATGTTCTGAGTATTGGGGGCTTGTTCAAAACCTAGCGATATTGAGTGTCTTGACTCAAATCGCACCAAGTTTTCTGCGCATCTTTCAATAGGAGATGCCAgcgacaatgtgcgagccagcgagcccaCATGCGAGTTCCATGCAAGCCATGTGTGCTCTGGGGAGACTTGCGAGACCCAAACATGGCGAGCCATGCCGTACGTACACGACAGACAGCTTATGGCCAAAGCTCAACTGTTTTAAAGGGTGCCTGTTGCTTAGTGACTTAATTATGTGCAGCACTCGCTATGGCTCTCACTGACTCGCTGGCTCGCAAGATTGTCCACGGCCCCTCCTTGAAGCAGCTGGTAGCGCCACTATCAATGTCTGACCCCCAGAAAAAACAACCGCCCATTATCAGTATTCACCCTGTTTTGTAAGTTCTGCCTCAACGTGATTGCTGCCTTGTCACCCCAGCACTATTATGACATATGCATATTTTCTAACTGGTGTGGCTGCATCGAGCAGTCTGTGGCAATGGATGGTCCCAATCACGCCGTTTAACAAATAttgacaaattttttttttttttttgaaaacgcaTTGATGAATGAACTTAACATTGAGCAAATAGCTCCTGTCCAACTGGCGTACCCTCCCCAAAACTAAAAAAGAAGAGATTCCATCCTTTATAGACGAAAGACCTTGGAGATCATGAAATGTGATAGTCAAGAATCTGCACTTTTATATCTATGTTTATACCAGGGCCTAGTTGTTCgcaagccgattaacttaatccaggattagccgttatgtttttcaacttttttgtgaaagtttctttttcttatttttgtttttgaagattgacttcttctaatgtaaagttttgcagaatatcagcgttgaacagcatttgggaatagagaaatgaactccttggttaatttttagggggcgttcgattgaccctattccggaataagaatacctcatgttggagtgatgattaaaacggtatgtttggcgcgtttcgaagaaGCAAGGATAATGAGAATGTGtgcttaaaatagcattttagcagctATTTGACAATTCGTattgtgaatctccgtaaaaatgaaggatttctaacttctattccatgtattcctattccgaaaTACGGTCGATCAAACGCACCCTAATCAACCCTAATCTGGGAAAGTTGatctgggattagtgttaaaCCGGGCCCTGGGCACTAGTGTTCAGGTTATACTgttcaccaacctcgttcccagggtcttctcggctttcaatatggcggcgggtcttgagaagaccctggcacacagcagatcacgtgatcaaattttgtccatcgaggatggacaaatatgcaaattttttccaaaatggcggcaaggaataaggtgagagaaatctgggtacgacaactgccaacaaacaaaatggagtacgtAAGGGAgaacccaaagctgtaaaatttgatgtaagaaaccaaaagTACGGATGGATGtatgcacgagcaacgagaatgcggtagatgacagagaaatctttcttttcttttcaattcattttATTCTAAACCAAAtcaattttatagacggctattattagacggggctgtgatttttaaacagtttggaaaaagccattgcacacagtttcacccgtaacatcacagacatttgattaccgtaaaatccagtgagctaaggtttaatgaaagccctggttctagctatttagtcacggaggtgtgcTCGCTGTCTTTCGTAATGTGTCgtttatattgcatgtttattttcaatcaattaaacctaattatcattaatttttcatacacttgaatgattatctgatttcttatcggtgtatatgagccttctgacaacgactttccccagtatacattgacccaaagctattgaCTGCAACGTgcaagtattgtcatgtcagtgtaaaatcagtattttaattgtccttctgattgccaacagcGAACCACAGCGCTttttagtgcccacattcttcaactggttattgtaaatatattttgtggtaaagttgacataatcaagccaatgtacattgttgaacatgctattccataggatcagcaatctgcttcttgcacttttcaagctatgaaaagaacttttccatgtcttgtccacaccagtgaagacaattgtgatgtcttggaatgctgctcatgaaatctgttgagcctaattaaaaaagggcacaatttgtgcaagtcctaaacataagtatctcatcatctttagcagttcttgtcgaatgagcccagtgttaggggtggatctttgctgttttatctaactggcttttaatctctTCTGTCttggaggcagtgacaatggcacggtttgttttatttgcctccattccttaaactacatttttgtttcgtttcatttactcagaaatgaattgtatctatttagacttcagggtgaactatttgcACAAGGAAGTAGAGTGgtcattcaaaacagagtttgtaattgaacatctaaacatctatgagacgtaaaaacaaacatgtgaacatgtgaacctgaagtgtAGCAAATCATAATTctgacaagcatgaaagtgaacgaaatgggtcataaatatgaagttttcactatctgaatgattttcggttacattaaagggatatattgttgaaaaatccaaagctatctctcttcgTGGTAATACCggtaagtaatgtaaacaatcttcccactggtaagttgtagttactgtagtaaatagggttttccaggaaccagttattttaaagctagtactggtaacttcctaggttcacatgtaccacaagtaatggaagattcacagaaaatggaatttgaaattttatgctgtggcatttgaaggaaaattaggtatttgtagacgAGGATaattatgttcttctctttaatggttaatattccttgacaggcttctaaccgttcagagagtttgcgtccacatttttgtccttctttgttgagagtttcaatagacgaagcgaaatatatatgaccgaccaagtgacccacaatttacagtattttatcttttctcctgcccttaccattccagaaacaaaacactatttctttttgtgaaatagtttcttgttgctggtgaagttgcaaatttcctgtgctttgtcaccttcaattttatttcccaatccccctgtccagtctgcaatcttcccccaaatcactcgatgtaccacatcttcagacagtaattaaaatgccacaacttgagcaatgctagagaatattttcaaagcatgttttgaaaacgaataattcacaacttaaattattggagtacaagaaaactcacaggagtgtgatgctaaaaaagtaatgtgtacaaaattaaagaatactgtttaatatacatatttatatttttaaatcagaagaggcaaaaattgaagtcattagcgaattgacaggttcaataagactataatgataagccttacaattattttcaagaataataattattgataaaacttcacaatcttaaataactctcttggaaaattacaagatgacattcactttgtttggggtgaggagattaatattttttattaatgaaagtaaaaggcaatgcTGAAAACCGACCGACTtagatctctctgtgcaccatgcactagctgaagagtgtggaagagataggaaagaatatggattactgcagctgcaggtctattgaaataaaacacaggtcaatttccacaggtgagtgtacatgtcaccgtgctgcagacaaataaacaacaccaaaagtgtctgctagcgctaaatcactcaacaaaaatgttgtttcaggtctcggggaaactttggcttagttgttgattattggagcagcgacctctagtcttgacctgtatttaacagacccgccttcgttgcagctgtcacacgagtcaacagaaccacatacaactgctaaatcaaccacatcaataatctatgaaccctgttgcacaattttataatttgtaacacaatctgacatggtgaaaacattgaacaacagtaacaatactcgcgtcagggaattacaattatgagacgccaaaatgaaccaaaatgcaaaggtacgtacgaaataaaatcacttaattaccgttacgtctttcaaacaccattatatccttctatattatagagcgatcgctatgccagaggtcgtgaaaagccaacgtagttttaattggaatcgaggcctgatgtagatcatcgtacaacgtgaaaaaacggtgaattatttttgactgttatgcttgttaatttgcagctgcttcttacggaacagttacaattttgaaaatgatttaaacacgaattctgttcttcttctggctctcctcactagccgccatctttctttcgacattaaaccaatcagagtctcatgtgagaaaagcaccaatcagcgatctttttagttcactgtgtgccagggtcttctcaagacggtcggcattagattccatccaccaaaaccaccctggcagagagagactgaggttgaattcaaacacactTCGTGACATTCTTCGTGACGCCCAAGAAAACAATACTGAACAAGACAAAAGGGAAGAAAAACAAGGTGACTATTTCCCTCCTCTCTGGCACTGAAGGAAATTACGGTACCAATCCCCAGGATGAAGCAAACTCTGTCACAGTGAATGCCAACGAATTTCCCGATCCGACAATTTGGCTATCATTATGTAACATCTGTCCTGATGATCCAGACGCCACAATTACACTTTACAAAGAATCCAAAAGCAACATCTTGGACAAAACGGGATGGCTATACGATTCAGAAATTCACGCTGGGCAAAGCTTACTGAAGAGAGATTTCCCCATGGTTGATGGTCTTCATGATCCAGCCGTAAGAGGTGCTTTGGTCACTCCAGCTGCATCGGAGTTTATCCAAATAATCAATGTTGGGCGACACTGGGTGTACCTTAGTAACATTGGTGTAACAATCCCTGGTGCAGTGAGAGTGTTTGACAGTCTTTACAGAAAGCCAAATGCCAGTGCAATTGAGCACGCCTGTCGGATGATGCATCACATGGGTGATGCAGTTACTTTAGTAAACGAAAAGGTGCAGAGACAACTAGGTTCCAGTGACTATGGACTTTTCGCTTTAGCCTTTGTGGCAGATTTATGCCATGGATTAGATCCAACCAATCGAAGCTATGATCAAGCAAAGATGCGAGAGCATTATATCAGCTGCCTTGAAAGCAGAACAATTACTCCTTTTCCAACAACCACTAGGAGAGTTCCCTATCACATGGATACTAAGAAGATAGCTGTTCCAATTTTCTGTGAGTGTCGCCTTCCAAATGACAAAAAAGAGTATGTTCAGTGCTCCCAATGTTGTAGCTGGTACCATACAAATTGTGTAATGGTACCAGAGTGGGCCATCAAGACAAAGAGAAAGTTGcaatgccaaaaatgcaaaaaatagaaGAACTCTTCGACTAAGTAATAGTTTGGTTTGAGTAATGTTGTGTTTCCCTGTTGTAAGACACTGTGATCTAGACAGAGTGTGTGTTTTGGTCCTGGGGgtagggaggggagggggggggggggtcaaaaGGCAGACTAAAAAGTTACGCCTTTCCCTCCCAAGAGTGAATTTAAAGATTTTATTCTGGCTACTCGTCAAATGGAGACCCGTGAGgagttaaaagttaaaatagcTATCTCCCTTAACCGTTTCCCCCCTATGAGTGagtttatagattttactcatcaaatgGAGACCCCTTAGTAGTTAAAAGGTTAATACGATTGTGCTGCATTTGGTCTATCAATTTACTGGTGTATTGAACTGACAATGAGGAGCACACTGTGGAAAATTTAAATAGAGGATTGTATATTGCAACAATGACATCTTGTATCCACACTGATAGGCCTGTCCACTCCTGGGGTCAGAACCAGGTGTATACTTACAGTTGCATACCTTGGATTACTGTTTAACACTAACAAGTACCAGTAGTAaaagaaataccaaaatacaaataatggcaaaatagttttggttattttttttttaaccgggCACAGAGTAACTGCTGGTCAACAGTCAGAATTGTGTTAATCGACTGGACAATTATCTGGAATACTGGCTTGACTGACGGTAAGAAAATAACTCCTTTTTTAAGCTGACATTAAATCATTATCATGTATTTAATTTTATGTACTACTAACATATGATTGGTTCCGAAATTTCCTTTATTAATATACCCGGACAATAAGGACAGGCCTATAGTATGAACATGTGAAGGAATTGCTTTCTTATTCATAATTGAACATTAAGGGTGTTAGTAAAACGCGAACCTAGCCCTGACCACGGCTGTGGCCTTACGTTTCACTGCCCCACCAAAAGTAACATGTCTGGCAATCTAAggaattaagcaatttccagTCAGTAACATAATGAGGACATTGAATGAtgcaacaatatcaaaatataacAAACAAATATTGCTATACATTTGCTTGCAATCAAACAGAAGCAGTTTGCTATGATAGAGTTTCAAACAAAGGAAGGGACAAATAATTGATTTCTgaggttgtgttgttgtaatactgaataaagattatttgccattgaaaaaataatttgcaacAAATCTGTGCAAAAATGCACTGGCTTGCTGATTAAAAATTTACGTTAAATGTTGTACGTTTTCAGAGATTCTATAGCCTGCACTGTTCTCCTGAAATTCAAGCTGATCATGGTAATGGCGTTCACTATCAGTCAGTATTCATCCTCACTCATCATCTTTACCTAAGAAAaggaatttaaattaaaatttaattttgtttttgcataattcATAACTGACTTGTGAGCATTACCGCATTACAGGGAAGTAATGCCCAAGCACTTAGTCTgaataccgtagttattcgattaagcgcccaatctcgaataagcgcccacctcAAATAAGCGCACACCCTGAAGGTAGAAACACTTAATAAGCGCCCACCACCAAGGACAAGATTGCCTGACATTCATCCAGGAAGCCCTAACAGCTTCACGTGCGACTGACCCATTCgctgctttatttttttaatgtggcAAGATTTCTGCAAAGCTCCCTACACTAATAATTATACACTCATGTTGTGAATCAACTATATTCCTTTTTGGGACAGGGTTAGTGTGCATGGAAATCTTTTCTTGTATATTCCTATTGTATACACCTTTGCTGCCACTTTCAAAGCATAAAGGTGAGAACGTTGACAAGAAACCTCAACAAATGAAAATTACTTACTGCAGAGCACGTAAAACCAAGCTCTACTCAGTTTAGAAAAACTCAAcaggtggttttggtggatggtgGAGGTCCATCCACCCAAACCACTCGTCCAATTAATTCAAATATGTAGTACTCAAACTGTAAATTAACAACTCCATttacaacatcaacatcaaataAGTTGgtaaataaaaatgtatgtaCTTCTAGGTGCACGTGGTCCACGTCAACAAAACATCTAGAGAGTAGGACGATGACGTGGTTCTGGTGGATGTCCTTAGCGACATCCACCAGAACCACCAAACCTATCGATCAGCCGCAAATAACACAGAATGCGTGCATACATTTATGGAGTGCTTTAATACTCACCAAAAACAGCGAAATTAATCGAAAGAAGTATGAACAAAGCGAGTAAATTAACAATAGAGCAGTGAAGACTTTCGGTCCCGACTGTCTTCGATTTCTGTGATTTATTATGTACAAGGCGTCACGAAGAATGTCACGAagtgtgtttgaattcaacctcagtctctctctgccagggtggttttggtggatggaatctaatgccgactctcaagacccgccgccatattgaaagccgagaagaccctgggaacgaggttgactgTTCACCACTATGGCGGGCGGTTTATGCTAAAGTTACGTTTACATTCATCGCTTATTTTCGAATCATATGCCACGTGAAAGGCCCAGAAACTGGAAGCAATTGTGCAACGTTTTTAAAAATGGCAGAAATGGACCCTGAAGTTGCAAAGAGGCTTCACGGGGAAGGGGCGACCTTGATAGTTCTTGATGTTCCTGAGGGAACCGAATTCGGCATCGATTACTTTTCGTGTAACGCTGGTCCTCGTTTCAAAGGGGTCAAAATGATTCCACCTGGCCTGCACTTCATTTATTACAGTGCAGTCAGTAAAGGAGGAGAGACTGCTCCCAGGACTggcatgtttttgttttcaaaacgtCAGGACGTTTTCGTGTTGAAATGGGATGAGACTTCAGAAGATTTAGTGGAGGTAACGACagatgaagaagaaaaacataaataCCGACAAGGTATggcattttttgtaaaataccCAGCCTTATATTAACAGTTTATTTAGCGAGGGTGATGGAGTAATTGCAGAAATTATACCCAGCCACTCGAAGCGTCGCCCCCTCCTTCCAGGCTACGCGACTCCGTACTAAGTGAgtgaatagggagtttaagcaaatcactacggatggtgctactacggttgccgtgactgaaaaggtctggggagactacgtctcggtggtctgctaaattttaagtttagcaaagcaaaatacaaggaaacatgggctaaaggtgtttaaaatctcttttatttagtttcttaccttcaaatggcttcgctgaaaggacgatggccgttgttcgccatgctaggacgaacagattatttctgagcaaaagcaaatgctatacaccttgtacgataacaacaatttgatggatgaaatatacaatttcagagacaaatatctcaaagaatatcgagtgaaaaagacacatgtatctatactcaaagaagcaaaatagcatcgtatagtatccagatataaaacatcttcactaaatcctcaaagcaaacttaaccgaagaaaaacaaccgcGTGCTGAACTGACTTCGCCATTccaaaacttatcgtaagttcataatacggatttacaagcttatgagaggcaaccttgacacaatccttgacttaaattgactttaaaggatatagtatccaacagaattcttaaaatgcGGAGATGTCCGTTGAAGagggccagagaagcgaaataaacccgacgtagtagccactacggcaaaacatcgggactcacgtagtcagatttctcactacggctggatgcaaccgacgtacatgcgcagtgtttcattttgggagaaatttacttccggcagccgtattagcgccagccgtagcgatttgcttaaagtccctagtgAGTGACAGCGAGTACGCTGTTTATGTGCAAACAAGTAAACTGTGGCCACATGGCAACGcgaattcttggttttcatttcACCCACATGATAAAGCAGccaataataaaattaagttcccagcggagagacaggtcattgttcttgccatccaacatggccacgATGATGTCACATGCCAACCAGCATTACTTGGCGATGCGACTAAGCGTTGCTGCGGCTACGTGGCAAGCGTAGCACCAatgactcagttggttgagcaccgagCTGCTATGTGGGAGGCTGTGAGTTCGACTCCAAccagaccaacactcggggtctttgaataactgaggaggaagtgTTGCCTTTATAATGacacctgcaaatggttagactcttcagtgttcttggataaggacgataaacagTATGCCCCATCTCATAAAAGAACTTACGCACTATTCATGGAGTTCCCATTGTTGAGTTGCGTCCCCTGTGATGTATCATGATTGGTGCAAGAACGTTTCAACGAATTATGACTCCTAAGAACCTCATGGGTAAATAAACTATGATCTATGAAAACTATGATCTTTCCATTTTAATTCTATCTCTTGCATGTATCAGTGACTCTCATTGCTATGGCATCCCTAAccatttttgacacttaaaGAACAAGGTATACCCTCAGGTTTTTCTGTTTCATAATTGTATCTTTTGGATGGTGTTTTATGGAGATGGGAGCTGTGCACCTGTAATGATCCTTTGGTCTTAAAGATGGTGATGTTTttacacccccccccctccccctccctcacATACTACAGCCGACAGGTATGAAATGGTTTTCTTAGTGAAGGATCATCACTGACTTTTTTCCAGGCTTATTTACAATAACTGCCTTAAGTTGTTTCATTAACagtgacaatttttttacaCAGCCAattatttcatatccacagttgcAAATATGACTGTCGGATATTTTCTCCATCAACAGTAGTATCCAGTTATTGATCAACGAATTGATCATTCAAAAACTCTTTAATAGTCTAACGGGCTATCAAAGCACTGATAAAGTGTCACATATCACGAGCtttaaacccaataaaacactcctAATTAGAATTATTTATATATAGaataattttgaagacaatatttttttgtgtgtgtttattAATGGTCTCCTCTCACAATTCGAACCTTTGTTTGGTCTCCCGAATGAcatgctttttgtggaatgtttttgaagccatttAAAAGACTCACAGGATGTGTctggtctaaaaacactcggctatgCGTCATGTTTTTAAACCTGATAAAACGGtgctgctcattttttaaacattacataccGGTACTATTGATCCACCCATCAATCCATCGTTGTTCGTTGTCTGATAATCTCCCCTGCTCTTTACAAACATTGTGTGTGGATGTTTTTAGATCTTTTAAGTTTGTTTCCTTCAAGTTGCTTGAGGTAAACTCTCCCACTTCCCCgtctttttctttgaaatgaagGTCTTCAAGAGATGGATAGATTTCTTGGTCCCTACCCTTATGAGAATTTCAAAAAGTGGGTCTCCCTGACCAACTATATAACTAAAGATTTACTGGAAAGAGTTCAGCCAACATGCAAGAAAATATCATCTGTTACTCAGCTACCAGTGGGTCCTCAATACTTAAGAGCGACAGGTTCGGCATCGGAGCATTCAGTCATGTCTATTCAGCTGTACCCTGAAGCTGTCATCCAATTCACAGAGTTTCCAAAATATCGATATCCAGAAGGAGCATCTCCTTTGGAGATCAGCAAACACAGCATAGATGGTAGTTACGCCCTCAGATGCATGTTAAACAGCATAAAAGGTGAGTTCTGCCATGTGGTGTCCATCACTTGGAAAACTATAGTATTCCATACTGGCTTTGATGTGTTTGCCTAGGACCAAGTTTATAGGACTGAAAACACTTAACTCTCTCAATGTTGTGTAGTTTATTCTTGCTTAATGTATGGCTTCATTTATTTCAGACAGGAAGGAAATTCTTGGTGAATTGCAGTTTGCTTTTGTCTGCTTCCTTGTGGGTcaaggtactgtacatgtatgtttgcaTGAACACGTGTAATTTTCAATCTTGGAGTTTCTGACTTGTGTAACCAACGATCCCCATGAAAATCAGTGCACTCTCTCTTTGCCCTCTATACTAAACCAAGTGGCCTGCATAGCTGGTGGTTCTGTTGTTGCGGAACGTGG from Montipora capricornis isolate CH-2021 chromosome 12, ASM3666992v2, whole genome shotgun sequence encodes the following:
- the LOC138027518 gene encoding protein AAR2 homolog isoform X2; protein product: MPTLKTRRHIESREDPGNEVDCSPLWRAVYAKVTFTFIAYFRIICHVKGPETGSNCATFLKMAEMDPEVAKRLHGEGATLIVLDVPEGTEFGIDYFSCNAGPRFKGVKMIPPGLHFIYYSAVSKGGETAPRTGMFLFSKRQDVFVLKWDETSEDLVEVTTDEEEKHKYRQGLQEMDRFLGPYPYENFKKWVSLTNYITKDLLERVQPTCKKISSVTQLPVGPQYLRATGSASEHSVMSIQLYPEAVIQFTEFPKYRYPEGASPLEISKHSIDGSYALRCMLNSIKDRKEILGELQFAFVCFLVGQVYDAFEHWKKLLNLLCSCDEALQTNVDLFDGLIGILHFQVLEIPKDFFVDIVSTNNFLTTTLQEIAVLHFVTREVL
- the LOC138027518 gene encoding protein AAR2 homolog isoform X1 — translated: MPTLKTRRHIESREDPGNEVDCSPLWRAVYAKVTFTFIAYFRIICHVKGPETGSNCATFLKMAEMDPEVAKRLHGEGATLIVLDVPEGTEFGIDYFSCNAGPRFKGVKMIPPGLHFIYYSAVSKGGETAPRTGMFLFSKRQDVFVLKWDETSEDLVEVTTDEEEKHKYRQGLQEMDRFLGPYPYENFKKWVSLTNYITKDLLERVQPTCKKISSVTQLPVGPQYLRATGSASEHSVMSIQLYPEAVIQFTEFPKYRYPEGASPLEISKHSIDGSYALRCMLNSIKDRKEILGELQFAFVCFLVGQVYDAFEHWKKLLNLLCSCDEALQTNVDLFDGLIGILHFQVLEIPKDFFVDIVSTNNFLTTTLQVFFSNLESSTAVDKKLVEKARRFRRHLTKRFNWDFETEPDDFAPVVVET